The Carassius gibelio isolate Cgi1373 ecotype wild population from Czech Republic chromosome B22, carGib1.2-hapl.c, whole genome shotgun sequence genome window below encodes:
- the LOC127987864 gene encoding complement factor D-like, with protein sequence MIIISLLLLASLLPHLTFTAHVGIVNGTEAKPHSRPFMVSLQKNWRHICGGFLISDRFVMTAAHCWKNETLTAVVGAHELRQNEGYVRIGVKSYHMHPDFNKYTLENDIMLLRLEKEVEQNKNVMKISIPKEKARDIEADSVCRVAGWGRLNFKGKKSFRLMEAEVKIMNNTECKNKWKDKFSVSEMMCVYGDGGSCSEDGGGPLVCGNTAVGVTSFGDPKICNSPERPVVYIKISPYIPWICSVIAKDE encoded by the exons ATGATCATCATCTCTCTTCTCCTGCTGGCCTCTCTGCTGCCACACCTGACCTTCACTG CTCATGTGGGTATAGTGAACGGCACAGAAGCAAAACCCCACTCCAGACCTTTCATGGTTTCTCTTCAGAAGAACTGGCGACATATTTGTGGTGGATTCCTCATTTCTGATAGATTTGTTATGACCGCTGCGCATTGCTGGAA AAATGAAACCCTAACAGCTGTGGTTGGCGCACATGAGCTAAGACAGAATGAAGGCTATGTCCGCATTGGTGTGAAGTCTTACCACATGCATCCAGACTTCAACAAGTACACTTTGGAGAACGACATTATGCTTTTGAGG TTAGAGAAAGAAGTCGAACAAAACAAGAATGTAATGAAGATTTCCATACCAAAAGAAAAAGCGAGAGACATTGAAGCTGATTCTGTTTGCCGTGTTGCTGGCTGGGGAAGACTGAATTTTAAAGGGAAAAAGAGTTTTCGTCTCATGGAAGCAGAAGTGAAGATCATGAATAACactgaatgcaaaaataaatggaaagacAAATTCTCAGTCTCAGAGATGATGTGTGTCTATGGAGATGGAGGAAGCTGCAGT gaggatggaggaggTCCTTTGGTTTGTGGAAACACTGCAGTCGGTGTCACTTCCTTTGGTGACCCAAAAATCTGCAATAGTCCTGAACGACCTGTAGTTTATATAAAGATTTCACCATATATTCCATGGATCTGCTCCGTTATTGCAAAGGATGAGTGA